One Gemmatimonadaceae bacterium DNA segment encodes these proteins:
- a CDS encoding VanZ family protein — protein MTRLARSLPALVVLGGIAMATLSPGTIAEASTPMFCLVCGSLGTVDVILNVALFLPLGWALAFAGMSWRQAIVTCLATSLAIESLQFAVIAGRDATISDLLTNTLGGAIGAWTMAHWRPLVASERRQAQCASMGFAAAALLIMAATAWLLRPALPRMLLWGQWTPQHQQFEPYSGHLATFAVNRIPIPYGLIAIPDSVRTAYLRYEAVPRIEFLSGHAPQRTSAIARIGGERWELFLLGASGERFVFRASLRTRYLRLRTPSAAVAGALGGAGENVTAEAQLQRDGWRMRVSRPSGTVERLVPFSVALGWSMLLPFEHPMEAHDVWWSAVWLGALVFPCALWGALARLGPTTTGSRGRTLSFLPVASVAAGLAVIPWAAHFAPASPIEWGGVLLGAALATWLAPWLKRRALQPSLQAEDGT, from the coding sequence GTGACTCGCCTGGCGCGCTCGCTCCCCGCACTGGTGGTCCTGGGCGGCATCGCCATGGCGACGCTGTCGCCGGGGACGATTGCCGAGGCCTCGACTCCCATGTTCTGCCTGGTGTGCGGGAGCCTGGGAACGGTCGACGTGATCCTGAACGTCGCGCTCTTTCTCCCCCTGGGCTGGGCGCTGGCGTTTGCGGGGATGTCGTGGCGACAGGCGATTGTCACCTGCTTGGCGACGTCGCTGGCGATCGAGAGCTTGCAGTTCGCGGTGATCGCCGGCCGCGATGCGACGATCTCCGACCTGCTCACCAACACGCTCGGCGGGGCGATCGGGGCGTGGACCATGGCGCACTGGCGTCCCCTGGTCGCGTCGGAACGCCGTCAGGCGCAATGCGCGTCGATGGGCTTCGCGGCCGCTGCGCTGCTGATCATGGCGGCCACCGCCTGGCTCCTGCGTCCCGCGCTCCCGCGCATGCTGCTGTGGGGGCAGTGGACGCCGCAGCACCAGCAGTTCGAGCCGTACTCCGGTCACCTCGCCACGTTCGCCGTGAACCGCATCCCCATTCCGTACGGCCTCATCGCCATCCCCGACTCGGTGCGCACCGCTTATCTCCGTTATGAGGCCGTGCCACGCATCGAGTTCCTGAGTGGGCATGCACCGCAGCGCACCTCGGCTATAGCGCGCATCGGTGGCGAGCGCTGGGAGCTGTTTCTCCTGGGGGCGAGCGGCGAGCGCTTCGTCTTTCGCGCCAGCTTGCGCACGCGATACCTGCGCCTGCGTACCCCCTCGGCCGCCGTTGCCGGTGCGCTGGGCGGCGCCGGAGAGAACGTGACGGCGGAGGCGCAGCTGCAACGCGACGGGTGGCGTATGCGCGTCTCGAGGCCCTCGGGGACGGTGGAGCGACTGGTGCCGTTCTCGGTCGCGCTCGGCTGGTCGATGCTCCTGCCGTTCGAGCATCCCATGGAAGCGCACGACGTGTGGTGGTCGGCGGTGTGGCTTGGCGCGCTGGTCTTTCCGTGCGCCCTCTGGGGGGCGCTGGCGCGACTGGGGCCGACAACGACAGGCAGCCGCGGCCGCACCCTCTCGTTTCTCCCCGTCGCGAGTGTGGCCGCCGGGCTGGCCGTGATCCCGTGGGCCGCGCACTTTGCCCCAGCATCACCGATCGAGTGGGGAGGAGTGCTGCTGGGTGCAGCGCTGGCCACGTGGCTCGCGCCCTGGCTGAAGCGCCGGGCGTTGCAGCCGTCACTGCAGGCGGAGGATGGCACATGA
- a CDS encoding glycosyltransferase family 39 protein has protein sequence MSGPTLAMPRERGASFLYDASMARALALTIVVSHAVLAWYLRSPGIVFGEDDATYLLLARELRHFSYREVQDIAAPIHARFPPLYPLLLAVVGWPVGDRLDVLYALMACCSAATLLLFHDAARRAVGEQVALAALVVTAFNPGMLWIGGNLMAEAPFTLLVTLALWALVREDESPRYALLAGIAVYLAALTRTAGVVFIPALFAYWVARGRYRRAVWFGSVALVTVGGWLAWTFAAPDPGSRRLYIADIGARGRDAGRSFLLEMLGRMPGRARLYLLRMLPDALALAVVPGTRVDNVAWLVATLGFGAAGVGVLRRRWPALVAFLAAYAALLLVWRHATPRFLTPVTALLFTLLLAGCAWCGERWLPSVRRWVVPAIAALLLAGALARDARAVAAMRACDRSHPVDAPTCLSPDERESMRLAAWVRDSTPPTARLFTSKERAFYWHTGRRTINEDRALREHPDSLAAYLRAREVAYAIVAPVGVWQWLHNDLLARACRDFDVVHSVSDRAMVLHLRAPGEGDDGGASCRALAPNRVANPRRP, from the coding sequence GTGAGCGGACCGACATTGGCGATGCCGCGAGAGCGCGGGGCCAGCTTTCTGTACGACGCCTCGATGGCGAGGGCACTGGCGCTGACGATCGTCGTCTCCCACGCGGTGCTTGCCTGGTACCTGCGCTCCCCTGGTATCGTGTTTGGCGAGGACGATGCGACGTATCTACTCCTCGCCCGCGAGTTGCGCCACTTCTCGTATCGCGAGGTGCAGGACATCGCGGCGCCGATCCACGCGCGCTTCCCGCCCCTCTATCCATTGCTGCTGGCGGTGGTCGGGTGGCCGGTGGGCGACCGTCTCGACGTCCTCTACGCCCTGATGGCCTGTTGCTCGGCCGCGACGTTGCTGCTGTTCCACGATGCCGCGCGGCGCGCCGTTGGTGAACAGGTCGCGCTCGCCGCGCTCGTGGTGACGGCGTTCAATCCGGGGATGCTCTGGATTGGCGGGAACCTCATGGCCGAGGCACCCTTCACCCTGCTGGTGACGCTCGCGCTCTGGGCGCTGGTGCGCGAGGATGAGTCGCCGCGCTACGCGCTCCTGGCGGGGATTGCGGTCTACCTCGCGGCGCTGACCCGGACGGCGGGAGTCGTCTTCATCCCGGCGCTCTTTGCCTATTGGGTCGCGCGAGGGCGCTATCGACGCGCCGTCTGGTTTGGCAGCGTCGCGCTCGTCACCGTCGGCGGATGGCTGGCGTGGACGTTTGCCGCGCCAGACCCTGGAAGCCGCCGCCTCTACATTGCCGACATCGGTGCGCGCGGGCGCGACGCGGGGCGGTCGTTCCTTCTGGAGATGCTCGGGCGCATGCCCGGACGCGCGCGGCTGTACCTCCTGCGCATGCTCCCCGACGCCCTGGCGCTGGCAGTCGTCCCGGGAACGCGCGTGGACAACGTGGCGTGGCTGGTCGCGACGCTCGGCTTCGGTGCCGCGGGTGTTGGCGTCCTGCGCCGGCGCTGGCCCGCCCTCGTCGCCTTCCTCGCCGCGTACGCGGCGCTCCTGCTCGTGTGGCGCCACGCCACGCCGCGCTTCCTGACGCCGGTGACGGCGCTGCTGTTCACGTTGCTGCTGGCGGGGTGCGCATGGTGCGGCGAGCGATGGCTTCCGTCGGTCCGCCGCTGGGTGGTCCCGGCCATCGCCGCGTTGCTGCTGGCGGGAGCGCTGGCGCGCGATGCGCGGGCCGTCGCCGCGATGCGCGCGTGTGACCGCTCACACCCGGTCGACGCTCCCACGTGCCTGTCGCCCGACGAACGGGAGTCGATGCGCCTCGCCGCCTGGGTGCGCGATTCAACTCCGCCCACGGCGCGCCTCTTCACGTCAAAGGAGCGTGCGTTCTATTGGCATACGGGGCGTCGCACCATCAACGAGGACCGCGCCCTGCGCGAGCACCCCGACTCGCTGGCGGCGTATCTGCGCGCGCGCGAGGTCGCGTACGCGATCGTGGCCCCGGTGGGCGTCTGGCAATGGCTGCACAACGACCTGCTGGCGCGCGCCTGTCGCGACTTCGACGTCGTGCACTCGGTCTCGGACCGGGCGATGGTATTGCACCTGCGCGCCCCCGGTGAGGGCGACGACGGGGGAGCGAGCTGCCGCGCGCTCGCCCCCAACCGCGTGGCAAACCCCAGGCGCCCGTGA
- a CDS encoding GNAT family N-acetyltransferase, giving the protein MSRIGNALRRHGPGRVFRLAVERVADAIYRRKELVFYRVPLEAVLADATTRAYVETCRFSLLSLEEAREFTGAADDVLRALRPYLVEDRAGVSVLLAWLDGAVAGWNMVWVGAAEWPLSETGTSLTLTRDDAIFYSAYTVPRFRGRHVNRALMGETARVALERGARELWAWHEDWNEAPRKNMTKVGMVRVGTHARMRLLGQWLTPRCEPLRHE; this is encoded by the coding sequence ATGTCGCGCATCGGGAACGCCCTTCGCCGGCACGGTCCCGGGCGCGTTTTCCGTCTTGCCGTCGAGCGAGTGGCCGACGCCATCTATCGCCGGAAGGAACTGGTCTTCTACCGGGTTCCCTTGGAGGCCGTCCTCGCCGACGCGACAACGCGTGCGTACGTCGAGACGTGTCGCTTCTCGCTGTTGTCGCTGGAGGAGGCGCGAGAGTTCACCGGTGCAGCTGACGACGTGCTGCGGGCGCTGCGGCCGTACCTGGTCGAGGATCGCGCCGGGGTTTCGGTCCTCCTCGCGTGGCTCGACGGCGCCGTGGCGGGATGGAACATGGTGTGGGTCGGGGCGGCGGAGTGGCCGCTGTCCGAGACCGGCACGTCGCTCACCCTCACGCGCGACGATGCCATCTTCTATTCGGCGTACACCGTCCCGCGCTTTCGCGGGCGACACGTCAACCGGGCGTTGATGGGCGAGACCGCGCGCGTGGCGCTGGAGCGCGGGGCGCGCGAACTGTGGGCCTGGCACGAGGACTGGAACGAGGCACCGCGAAAGAACATGACCAAGGTCGGGATGGTGCGCGTCGGGACGCACGCGCGTATGCGCCTGCTGGGACAGTGGCTCACCCCTCGCTGCGAGCCGTTGCGGCATGAGTGA
- a CDS encoding lipopolysaccharide biosynthesis protein, which produces MTGTDSSPAAAQRASAPNGDGHAHLDRSLTHGVAWMGSVKWLSQLLAWASTFIVARLLTPADYGLVGLATMYLGIVTLLSEFGIGTTVVTLRDLSQDELAQINTLSLLFGAAGFVVSCLAAPLLAAFFDAPGLTWVVVAMAGIFLITGVRVVPQAILQRDMRFRDLAINDGLQSVILAVGAVVFASMGFRYWTLVLSSLLGALLSTIGVLRLVRVPFQWPRWRALSPALRFSQHTIVGRLAWYVYQNADFFVAGKLLTKDALGAYRFGWDVAHTPVEKLTSLVGGVTPAILSAAQHDRSALKRYILRISEALALLTFPATIGIALVAGDLVPLALGDRWVSMVAPLQLLGVAAGMRSVAPILPQVLVVTGENRQMMRINVVGAIVMPVAFVIGAKWGTTGIAIGWLTAYPLFVLLPLAVLTFRQVHMSFGEYLHALRAPLSGVVVMSAAVWSARFLQPDDFARPWALATDIAVGAVAYGATLLLLHRERMLAIVSRIRGAMS; this is translated from the coding sequence ATGACAGGGACGGATAGCTCCCCCGCCGCGGCACAGCGGGCGTCGGCGCCGAATGGCGATGGGCACGCGCACCTGGACCGCTCGCTGACACATGGCGTGGCGTGGATGGGATCGGTGAAGTGGCTCAGCCAATTGTTGGCGTGGGCGAGCACCTTCATCGTGGCGCGCTTGCTGACGCCGGCGGACTACGGGCTGGTGGGACTGGCCACGATGTATCTCGGGATCGTGACGCTCCTGAGCGAGTTCGGGATAGGGACGACGGTCGTGACCCTGCGCGATCTGTCGCAGGATGAACTGGCGCAGATCAACACGCTGTCGCTCCTGTTTGGCGCGGCGGGCTTCGTGGTGTCGTGCCTGGCCGCGCCATTGCTCGCCGCCTTCTTCGACGCGCCGGGACTCACCTGGGTGGTGGTCGCAATGGCGGGGATCTTTCTCATCACGGGCGTGCGCGTGGTCCCGCAGGCGATCCTGCAGCGCGACATGCGCTTTCGTGACCTGGCCATCAACGATGGCCTGCAGTCGGTGATCCTCGCGGTCGGGGCAGTGGTGTTCGCGTCGATGGGGTTCCGCTACTGGACGCTGGTACTGAGTTCCCTCCTGGGCGCGCTGCTCTCCACGATTGGGGTGTTGCGGCTGGTGCGCGTGCCGTTTCAGTGGCCGCGGTGGCGGGCGCTGTCGCCCGCGCTGCGCTTCAGCCAGCACACCATCGTGGGACGTCTGGCGTGGTATGTGTACCAGAACGCCGACTTCTTCGTGGCCGGCAAGCTGCTCACCAAGGACGCGCTGGGGGCGTACCGGTTCGGGTGGGACGTGGCGCATACGCCGGTCGAGAAGCTTACATCCCTGGTGGGCGGGGTGACGCCGGCCATCCTCTCGGCGGCGCAGCACGATCGCTCGGCGCTCAAGCGCTACATCCTGCGTATCTCCGAGGCGTTGGCGCTCCTGACCTTCCCGGCAACGATCGGCATTGCCCTGGTGGCCGGCGACCTGGTGCCGCTGGCGCTGGGGGACCGTTGGGTATCGATGGTCGCGCCGTTGCAGCTGCTGGGGGTCGCGGCCGGCATGCGTTCGGTGGCGCCCATCCTGCCGCAGGTCCTGGTCGTGACGGGGGAGAACCGGCAGATGATGCGCATCAACGTCGTCGGGGCGATCGTGATGCCGGTTGCCTTCGTGATCGGCGCCAAGTGGGGGACGACGGGGATCGCGATCGGCTGGCTCACGGCGTACCCGCTCTTCGTGCTCCTCCCGTTGGCCGTCCTCACGTTCCGTCAGGTGCACATGTCGTTCGGCGAGTATCTCCACGCGCTGCGGGCACCGCTCTCCGGCGTGGTGGTGATGTCCGCCGCCGTATGGAGCGCGCGCTTCCTGCAGCCGGACGACTTCGCGCGGCCGTGGGCGCTGGCGACCGACATTGCGGTTGGCGCGGTTGCCTACGGTGCCACGCTCCTTCTCCTGCATCGCGAGCGCATGCTCGCCATCGTGTCGCGCATTCGCGGGGCGATGTCGTGA
- the wecB gene encoding UDP-N-acetylglucosamine 2-epimerase (non-hydrolyzing): protein MKVLVVAGARPNFMKVAPILNALELAGHQRIFVHTGQHYDASMSDAFFRDLGLPIPDRHLGVGSGSHARQTARVMEAFEPVLEETRPDWIVVVGDVNSTLACALVAAKLRPAIGCRVAHVEAGLRSNDWAMPEEVNRVVTDRLSDLLLTPSHDAEPNLAREGIDPARVVFVGNVMIDSLLRMLPHAKALDLPAKLGVTPGRYAVSTLHRPSNVDDQRQLSVILTAFGELSRELPILLPLHPRTRERVRAFGLEPLLAPLQVMDPLGYTEMLGLQADAAVMLTDSGGIQEESTVLGVPCVTLRESTERPVTVTEGTNRMAPWPLTTDGVLSSARAALAMGRVAVGARAPEGWDGRAGERIVKSMERAWRPASH from the coding sequence ATGAAAGTCCTCGTCGTTGCAGGTGCTCGTCCCAACTTCATGAAGGTCGCGCCAATTCTCAACGCACTCGAATTGGCGGGACACCAGCGCATCTTTGTCCACACCGGCCAGCACTACGACGCCTCGATGTCCGATGCGTTCTTTCGTGACCTGGGCCTCCCCATCCCCGATCGCCACCTCGGCGTCGGCTCCGGCTCGCACGCCCGCCAGACCGCCCGCGTCATGGAGGCCTTCGAGCCCGTCCTCGAGGAAACGCGCCCCGACTGGATCGTCGTCGTCGGTGACGTGAACTCGACCCTCGCCTGCGCCCTCGTTGCCGCGAAGCTTCGCCCCGCCATCGGCTGCCGGGTGGCCCACGTGGAGGCTGGACTCCGGAGCAACGACTGGGCCATGCCCGAGGAGGTCAACCGCGTCGTGACCGATCGGTTGAGCGACCTCCTCCTCACCCCCTCCCACGACGCGGAGCCCAACCTGGCGCGCGAAGGAATCGACCCGGCGCGCGTGGTCTTCGTGGGCAACGTGATGATCGACTCGCTCCTCCGGATGCTCCCGCATGCCAAGGCGCTCGACCTCCCGGCGAAGCTTGGCGTCACCCCCGGCCGGTACGCCGTGTCGACGCTGCATCGTCCGTCCAATGTGGACGATCAACGGCAGCTCTCGGTGATCCTCACCGCCTTCGGCGAGCTGTCGCGCGAACTGCCGATCCTCCTCCCGCTTCATCCGCGCACGAGAGAGCGCGTGCGGGCCTTCGGGCTCGAACCGCTCCTGGCTCCCCTCCAGGTCATGGATCCCCTGGGCTACACCGAGATGCTGGGGCTCCAGGCCGATGCGGCGGTAATGCTCACCGATTCCGGCGGGATCCAGGAGGAGAGCACGGTGCTCGGCGTCCCGTGCGTCACCCTGCGCGAGTCGACCGAACGCCCGGTGACGGTCACCGAGGGGACCAACAGGATGGCGCCATGGCCGCTCACGACCGATGGGGTCCTGTCGTCTGCCCGGGCGGCGCTCGCGATGGGGCGCGTCGCTGTCGGTGCCAGGGCGCCGGAAGGGTGGGACGGCCGCGCTGGCGAGCGAATCGTCAAGTCGATGGAGCGTGCGTGGAGGCCTGCATCGCACTGA
- a CDS encoding SDR family oxidoreductase, which translates to MPAPFRALVTGGAGFIGSNLTDRLVDRGHAVRVIDNLSTGFRHNLAHREGTVDFVHGDLRNPRDCERAVEGIEVIFHVAALPSVPRSLADPVGCHENNVTATLNILEAARAAGARRVVYSASSSAYGDTPTLPKVETMEPLPRSPYAAAKLAGEMYTLSWARAGLLEGVALRYFNVFGPRQDPNGPYAAVVPALFRAAVHGVPMRLFGDGRQTRDFTFVENVVAANLLAATQPAERVNGWMVNVGAGTRTSLLDLVKVVGEVTGKSIPIDHLPPRAGDVRDSLAALERAREVLGYEPPVQLHEGIARLWAWYRENPAQLSG; encoded by the coding sequence ATGCCTGCACCCTTCCGCGCGCTCGTCACCGGCGGCGCCGGCTTCATAGGCTCCAATCTCACGGATCGTTTGGTCGACCGCGGCCACGCCGTGCGAGTGATCGACAACCTCTCGACCGGTTTCCGGCACAACCTCGCGCATCGAGAGGGGACCGTGGATTTCGTCCATGGTGACCTCCGCAACCCGCGCGACTGCGAGCGAGCAGTCGAGGGGATCGAGGTGATCTTCCATGTCGCGGCGCTCCCCTCGGTTCCGCGCTCGCTCGCCGATCCCGTCGGGTGCCACGAGAACAACGTCACGGCGACGCTCAACATCCTGGAGGCCGCGCGCGCGGCCGGCGCGCGGCGCGTGGTGTATTCGGCGTCATCGTCGGCGTATGGCGACACACCGACGCTCCCCAAGGTCGAGACGATGGAGCCGCTCCCCCGGTCGCCATACGCGGCGGCCAAGCTCGCGGGAGAGATGTACACGCTCTCGTGGGCGCGCGCGGGACTGCTCGAGGGGGTCGCGCTTCGCTACTTCAACGTCTTCGGCCCGCGCCAGGACCCCAATGGCCCGTACGCCGCGGTTGTCCCTGCCCTCTTCCGCGCGGCGGTACACGGCGTTCCGATGCGGCTGTTTGGCGACGGCCGCCAGACGCGCGACTTCACCTTCGTGGAGAACGTCGTCGCGGCGAATCTTCTCGCCGCCACGCAGCCCGCGGAGCGCGTCAACGGCTGGATGGTGAACGTGGGCGCCGGGACCAGGACCTCACTGCTCGATCTCGTGAAGGTCGTTGGAGAGGTGACGGGAAAGTCCATCCCGATCGATCACCTTCCCCCTCGCGCCGGTGACGTGCGGGACTCGCTCGCGGCGCTCGAACGTGCGCGCGAGGTGCTCGGCTACGAACCCCCGGTGCAGTTGCACGAGGGGATCGCGCGGCTGTGGGCCTGGTACCGGGAGAATCCTGCGCAGCTGTCGGGATAG
- a CDS encoding glycosyltransferase has product MLIVAIASLLAVVAIWIGYPVVVALLASLVVKRSPRAAGAGDPGTGVSNGRRVTVVIASVDSPEVIRARVEDALTTDYPPALLEVVVALDAGGTASSASLGEIDPRVRVVRGDAPGGKALSLNAAVRQANGEILVFSDTAQRFERSTIPRLVAALGDSRFGAVSGSLQIGRDGAPANLAERYWLFEKWLRLQEARLHSTVGVTGAVYAMRRECWHPLPAGLILDDVYVPMLLVLRGFRVGFEPTATAYDDRRFPPAQEFKRKARTLTGVVQLCVWLPAVMLPWRNPIWLQFLFHKLLRLATPYLLLVGGVSAAAWLASGAGITTPWVGTMLLLIMLALATLATAAVPRIRRAASMAFAMQVAVVRATVNGLRGHWDVWSR; this is encoded by the coding sequence GTGCTGATCGTAGCCATCGCCAGCCTCCTTGCCGTCGTCGCCATCTGGATCGGGTATCCGGTCGTGGTGGCGTTGCTGGCGTCGCTCGTCGTGAAGCGATCTCCCCGGGCGGCAGGTGCCGGCGACCCTGGGACCGGGGTATCGAATGGGCGTCGGGTCACGGTGGTCATCGCGTCGGTCGATTCCCCGGAGGTGATTCGAGCCCGCGTCGAGGATGCCCTGACGACCGATTATCCGCCGGCGCTCCTGGAAGTTGTCGTCGCCCTCGATGCCGGAGGGACGGCCTCCAGCGCCTCTCTTGGGGAGATCGACCCTCGCGTGCGCGTTGTACGCGGGGACGCCCCCGGTGGAAAGGCGCTTTCGTTGAATGCCGCCGTCCGCCAGGCGAACGGGGAGATCCTGGTCTTCAGCGATACGGCGCAACGGTTCGAGCGCAGTACCATTCCGCGCCTGGTGGCGGCGCTCGGCGACTCTCGCTTCGGGGCCGTGTCGGGGTCGCTCCAGATCGGGCGTGACGGCGCGCCAGCCAACCTCGCCGAGCGTTACTGGCTGTTCGAGAAGTGGCTTCGCTTGCAGGAGGCGCGGCTTCACTCGACCGTCGGGGTAACGGGTGCCGTGTACGCAATGCGCCGCGAGTGCTGGCACCCGCTGCCGGCCGGGCTGATTCTCGACGATGTCTACGTCCCGATGCTCCTCGTGCTGCGCGGCTTCCGCGTGGGGTTCGAGCCGACGGCGACCGCGTACGACGACCGCCGCTTTCCGCCGGCGCAGGAGTTCAAGCGCAAGGCCCGCACGCTGACCGGGGTCGTGCAGCTGTGCGTCTGGCTCCCCGCGGTAATGCTCCCGTGGCGGAATCCGATCTGGTTGCAGTTCCTCTTCCACAAGCTGCTGCGCCTGGCGACGCCCTACCTCCTGCTCGTGGGCGGAGTGTCGGCGGCGGCGTGGCTCGCCTCGGGTGCGGGGATCACGACACCATGGGTGGGGACGATGCTGCTCCTCATCATGCTGGCGCTCGCCACGCTGGCGACCGCGGCCGTTCCGCGCATTCGCCGGGCGGCGTCCATGGCCTTTGCGATGCAGGTGGCCGTGGTGCGTGCGACCGTGAACGGTCTGCGGGGGCATTGGGACGTGTGGAGTCGTTAG
- a CDS encoding glycosyltransferase family 4 protein codes for MSAMTPPPADHVTPEAPGADLARPSVVRPASAGERGRRPLRVCLVGPSLEILGGQSVVLARLLSRFGETDEIEVSFLPVNPRLAGPFRLLQRVKYVRTFATSIAYVASLLRRVPRVDVVHAFSASYWSFLLAPVPAMLAGRLFGKTVVLNYHSGEADDHLARWRTAIPLARLADVIAVPSGYLVDVFRRHGLDATAIFNFVDVERIPYRRRESLRPRFLSNRNLESLYNVACTIRAFARVQRVHPDAELIVAGDGRERAALERLVAELGLRHVTFTGRVAPERMPALYDDADVYFNSPDIDNMPSSVIEAYAAGLPVVTTDAGGIPYIVRHERTGMMVPAGDDVQLAEQALRLLREPALALAIADRARGECLERYVWPAVRDAWVHLYCETDARAAGRGVGDASGVRTLVA; via the coding sequence ATGTCAGCGATGACACCGCCCCCCGCCGATCACGTGACCCCCGAAGCGCCGGGCGCAGACCTCGCGCGTCCGTCGGTGGTGCGCCCGGCGAGCGCCGGCGAGCGCGGCCGGCGCCCGCTGCGCGTCTGCCTCGTGGGGCCATCGCTCGAGATTCTCGGCGGTCAGTCGGTGGTGCTCGCTCGCCTGCTGTCACGATTTGGGGAGACCGACGAGATCGAGGTGTCGTTCCTCCCGGTCAATCCGCGCCTGGCGGGGCCCTTCCGCCTGCTGCAACGGGTGAAGTACGTGCGCACCTTCGCGACGTCGATCGCCTACGTGGCGTCGCTCCTGCGCCGCGTGCCGCGGGTCGACGTGGTGCACGCCTTCTCGGCGTCGTACTGGTCGTTCCTCCTGGCCCCCGTTCCCGCCATGCTGGCCGGGCGCCTGTTCGGGAAGACGGTCGTGCTCAACTACCACAGCGGCGAGGCCGACGATCACCTGGCGCGCTGGCGCACGGCAATCCCGCTGGCGCGTCTCGCCGACGTGATCGCCGTCCCGTCCGGCTACCTCGTCGACGTTTTCCGTCGCCACGGGCTGGACGCGACCGCGATCTTCAACTTCGTGGACGTGGAGCGCATCCCGTATCGCCGGCGCGAGTCACTGCGTCCTCGATTCCTCAGCAACCGCAACCTCGAGTCGCTCTACAACGTTGCATGCACCATCCGCGCGTTTGCACGGGTGCAACGCGTTCATCCGGACGCCGAGCTGATCGTGGCGGGGGATGGTCGTGAACGCGCCGCGCTGGAGCGGCTCGTCGCCGAGCTGGGGCTGCGTCACGTCACATTCACCGGTCGCGTGGCCCCCGAGCGGATGCCCGCGCTGTACGACGACGCCGATGTCTACTTCAACTCACCGGACATCGACAACATGCCCAGTTCGGTCATCGAGGCGTATGCGGCGGGGCTCCCGGTCGTGACGACCGATGCCGGCGGCATCCCGTACATCGTGCGGCATGAGCGGACGGGGATGATGGTGCCCGCGGGCGACGATGTGCAGCTGGCGGAACAGGCGCTGCGGCTCCTCCGCGAGCCGGCGCTCGCGCTCGCGATCGCCGACCGGGCGCGCGGCGAGTGTCTCGAGCGTTACGTCTGGCCGGCGGTGCGTGACGCGTGGGTGCACCTGTACTGCGAGACCGATGCGCGCGCCGCCGGGCGCGGTGTGGGCGACGCCTCGGGCGTGCGCACGCTGGTGGCCTGA